A genomic region of Terriglobales bacterium contains the following coding sequences:
- a CDS encoding transcriptional regulator — MKRLNRRETSPLRTRSAEAGRPRPARETSPAPRPEMPAAAGELDRLIHERIRLGMVSALAVNKALTFNDLKQLLNTTDGNLSVHARKLEEAEYVQCIKGFDGRVPRTEYRLTAQGRKALERYLDEMEALIRVARG, encoded by the coding sequence ATGAAGCGTCTCAATCGTCGCGAAACATCGCCCCTTCGGACGCGGAGCGCCGAAGCTGGCCGCCCGCGTCCTGCGCGCGAGACCTCGCCCGCGCCGCGTCCCGAAATGCCCGCGGCCGCCGGCGAACTCGACCGCCTCATCCACGAGCGCATCCGCCTCGGCATGGTCAGCGCCCTGGCGGTCAACAAGGCGCTCACCTTCAACGACCTCAAGCAGCTGCTCAACACCACCGACGGCAACCTGAGCGTGCACGCCCGCAAGCTGGAGGAAGCCGAGTACGTGCAGTGCATCAAAGGTTTCGACGGGCGCGTGCCGCGCACCGAGTACCGCCTCACCGCCCAGGGCCGCAAAGCGCTGGAGCGTTACCTCGACGAGATGGAGGCGCTGATCCGTGTGGCGCGTGGATAA
- a CDS encoding HD domain-containing phosphohydrolase — MSVATTTSPAASQHQPRVLYFEHDDAGKNALAGVNRYRRMKFVPDEHDLREGEWVVVTSSEKLLAEHYERVRMPNVRVLALSDERFRDPRLDGAVYAYAPRRTPPALLERLVDNALDHINLLHTRFEASERLAGATREINELNRIGAALSAEHDTATLLELILTKSREITSSDAGSLYLVEDIPEAGPKNKALPVVDGHPDVAEEPKKQLRFKLAQNDSVALPFRERTMEISQESIAGYVALSGDAVNVEDAYEMPPAAPYTINRKFDEDSGYRTKSILAVPMRNQHGEMLGVIQLINAKRDPASRLTSADAVEAAVVPYTLHQQEVVASLASQAAVALENSRLYEEIQAMLEGFVRASVIAIEARDPTTSGHSFRVSNLTVALAEAVDRATSGPYAGLRFSRSQMREIRYAALLHDFGKVGVREEVLVKAKKLYPSQYELIQQRFQLVKRTIEAGMLRNRLDYVLEKGLDQYAARTAEFDKETAEHIRQIDDFLKIIASSNEPTVLAEGHFEALLDIAAHHYSDFEGNERPLLTMDEVRLLSIRKGSLDDSERRQIESHVVHTFNFLIQIPWTKEIRNVPMIARGHHEKLNGSGYPYKLSAPEIPVQTRMMTISDIFDALAASDRPYKKAVSTERALEILGYSVKDGELDPELFKVFLDAKVFEKWKIEPYPY, encoded by the coding sequence ATGAGCGTTGCCACCACAACCTCGCCGGCCGCCTCGCAGCACCAGCCGCGCGTCCTTTATTTTGAGCACGATGACGCCGGCAAGAACGCGCTGGCGGGCGTGAATCGCTACCGCCGGATGAAGTTTGTGCCCGATGAGCACGACCTGCGCGAGGGCGAGTGGGTGGTGGTCACGTCGTCGGAAAAACTGCTGGCGGAACACTATGAGCGTGTTCGCATGCCGAACGTCCGCGTGCTGGCGCTCTCCGACGAGCGCTTCCGCGATCCGCGTCTCGACGGCGCCGTTTACGCCTACGCGCCGCGGCGCACGCCGCCTGCGCTGCTGGAGCGCCTGGTGGACAACGCGCTCGACCACATCAACCTGCTGCACACGCGCTTTGAAGCCAGCGAACGGCTGGCCGGCGCCACCCGCGAGATCAACGAACTCAACCGTATCGGCGCGGCGCTCTCGGCCGAGCACGACACCGCCACGCTGCTCGAACTGATCCTCACCAAGTCGCGCGAGATCACCTCCAGCGACGCCGGTTCGCTGTACCTGGTGGAAGACATCCCCGAAGCCGGGCCGAAGAACAAGGCCTTGCCCGTCGTGGACGGCCATCCCGACGTCGCGGAAGAGCCGAAGAAGCAGTTGCGCTTCAAGCTGGCGCAGAACGACTCGGTCGCGCTCCCATTCCGCGAGCGCACCATGGAGATCAGCCAGGAGTCCATCGCCGGCTACGTCGCGCTGAGCGGCGACGCCGTCAACGTGGAAGATGCGTACGAGATGCCTCCGGCGGCGCCCTACACCATCAATCGCAAGTTCGACGAAGACTCCGGCTACCGCACCAAGAGCATTCTTGCCGTGCCCATGCGCAATCAGCACGGCGAAATGCTGGGCGTGATTCAGCTCATCAACGCCAAGCGCGATCCCGCCTCTCGCCTCACCTCGGCCGACGCCGTCGAAGCCGCTGTCGTCCCGTACACCTTGCATCAGCAGGAAGTGGTGGCATCGCTGGCCAGCCAGGCCGCGGTCGCGCTGGAGAACAGCCGCCTCTACGAAGAGATCCAGGCCATGTTGGAAGGCTTTGTGCGCGCCTCGGTCATCGCCATCGAAGCGCGCGACCCCACCACCAGCGGCCACTCGTTCCGCGTCTCCAACCTCACGGTCGCGCTGGCCGAAGCCGTAGACCGCGCCACCAGCGGGCCCTACGCCGGCCTGAGGTTCTCGCGCAGCCAGATGCGCGAAATCCGCTACGCCGCCCTGCTGCACGATTTCGGCAAGGTCGGCGTGCGCGAAGAAGTGCTGGTGAAGGCGAAGAAGCTGTATCCGTCTCAGTACGAGCTCATCCAGCAGCGCTTCCAGCTGGTCAAGCGCACCATCGAAGCCGGCATGCTGCGCAATCGGCTCGACTACGTTCTGGAGAAGGGCCTCGACCAGTACGCCGCCAGGACCGCCGAATTCGACAAGGAGACCGCCGAGCACATCCGGCAGATCGACGACTTCCTGAAGATCATCGCCTCATCCAACGAGCCCACCGTGCTCGCCGAAGGGCACTTCGAGGCGCTGCTCGACATCGCCGCGCACCACTATTCCGACTTTGAGGGCAACGAGCGCCCGCTGCTCACCATGGACGAAGTGCGCCTGCTCTCCATCCGCAAGGGCTCCCTCGACGACTCCGAGCGCCGCCAGATCGAGTCGCACGTGGTCCACACCTTCAATTTCCTCATCCAGATTCCCTGGACGAAGGAGATCAGGAACGTGCCCATGATCGCGCGCGGACATCACGAAAAGCTCAACGGCAGCGGCTACCCCTACAAGCTGTCGGCCCCGGAGATTCCCGTGCAGACGCGCATGATGACTATCTCCGACATCTTCGACGCGCTCGCTGCCAGCGACCGTCCGTACAAGAAAGCGGTCTCCACCGAGCGCGCCCTGGAAATCCTCGGCTATTCGGTCAAGGACGGCGAACTCGACCCCGAACTCTTCAAGGTCTTCCTCGATGCCAAAGTTTTTGAAAAGTGGAAGATCGAGCCGTATCCGTACTAG